Below is a genomic region from Polluticoccus soli.
AATGTCCATTGCTGAAGCAATGCACTGGTTACAAACAGGAACTGACTGCCTTGCTGCCGGTAAAAGCTAAAAAAACAGCGGTGACTACCCGCTACTTTCACTACATACTGCTCACCGATGGCGACAAGCTCTGGATACGCAAACGCACAGAGTCTGACATCTGGCAAAACCTGCACGAGCCTTACCTTGTAGAGCATACAGAAGCGTTGGATATACAGGCGCTTGCCGCACACCCCTCGTACAAAGCGTTAAAACTGAAGACAGCACTGCAATACGAAGGTCAGCAGAAGCAGCGTCTCACACACAGGTTGATCGAGAGCCGTTTCTTTAATGCCGGTGTAGATAAAGCCTCGGAACTGAAGCTGGAAGGTGGAGAATGGGTGCCCATAAAGGCGTTAAAAAATTATGGTTTCCCGAAAACGATTGTTTCTTTTTTAGAAAAAAAATTATACTTTTAGAAATCCATTAAGTTATAATTTTTGTTAATTGGTAAATTGAACAATCATGAGAGGAGTTAATAGAGTAATGTTGATAGGCAACTTAGGGCGGGATCCGGATCTCCAATATCTTGAAGGTAACATCGCTGTAGCGAAGTTTCCACTGGCCACTACCGAGACTTTTAAGGACAAAAATGGCAACCTGGTTTCACAAACAGAATGGCACACAGTGGTATTATGGCGCGGCCTTGCCGAGTTAGCTCAAAAATACCTGCACAAAGGCAGCCTCGTGTTCATCGAAGGGCGCCTGCGTACCCGCACCTGGGAAGACAAAGACAAGAACCGTCGCTTCAGCACTGAAATAGTGGGCGACAACCTGGTAATGCTGGACAAACGTAAGGAGAACGGCACTGATTACCAGCCCGCTGCCGATACGCACCATTCAACAGACATGAACGGCTTCACAGCTCCGGCTCCTGACATGAGCTTTGACCCCGGCACAAGTGGTACTAAAGACGACCTGCCATTTTAGGCTGGCATGAAAATATATAAGCATTGAAGGAAGAAATGGATGATATTTCTTCCTTTTTTTAATTTTGGGCAACACCAAACCGTATTGAACTTGCGAAACACAACTGAGGGCGAGACGATTCTGAATACTATGTTACTACAGGCACCAGGGGTTTTCTCTGCATCAAATACTACTATCCTTATCATTATCATACTGTTGCTGCTGTTGATGACCGCCATCACAGCAGGAGCAGAAACGGCGTATTTCAGCCTTACGGCAAAGGATATTAACTACCTGAAGACAAAAGACCAGCAAAGCAGCCGCCAGGCGGTGAACCTGTTGGAGAACCCCAAAATGTTGCTGGCTACCATACTTGTGGCCAACAACTTCATCAATATCGCCATCATCGTTACTACCAACGTATTACTGAGACAGCTGCTGCCGCACGACCTGAGCCCGACAGCCTCTATCTTCATACAGATAATAGCGGTCACCTTTTTGCTGGTACTCTTCGGAGAAGTGCTGCCAAAAGTGTACGCTACGCAAAACAATATGCGCATGGCTTTGTTTGCAGCGCCTGTGTTGCAAATACTGACCAGCATCTTCAAACCTGTCAGCAAAATGCTGGTATCGTCTACCAGCTATATCGAAGAAAAGATGGGCAGCCGCAATCCCGGCAACATCAGCAGCGAGGATTTTGAACACGCTATTGAGCTGACCGTGGGCCACACTGCTACGCGCGAGGAGGTGAATATATTCAAAGGCATCCTGAAGTTTGGTAACATCACGGTGCGCCAGATAATGCGTACGCGCCTCGACGTAAGCGGCATTCCGCACGACCTGAACTTCCGTCAGGTGCAGAACCTTGCGGTGGAGATGGGCTACTCGCGCATGCCAGTGTACAAAGGCAGCCTGGACAAAGTAGCGGGTATCATTCACACCAAAGACCTGCTGCCTTATGCAGAGCTGGACGAATTTGAATGGCACACGCTGATACGCCACGCCTTCTTTGTGCATGAAGGCAAGCTGATAGAAGACCTGCTAAAGGAATTCCAGCAAAAGCGCATACACTTTGCCGTAGTGGTGGATGAGTTTGGCGGTACATCAGGTATCGTGACGCTGGAGGATATCATGGAAGAGATCATTGGCGATATCAAAGACGAGTTTGACGAAGAAGACCTGCACTTTAAAAAGATCGACGACCACAACTTCATCATAGAAGGTAAAACCCTTATCAACGACGTGTGCCGCCTGATAGGCGAACCATCAGACACCTTCGACCTCGTACGCGGCGAAAGCGATTCACTTGCGGGGCTGTTACTGGAAATATCCGGCAAATTCCCTGCTGTGAATGAGACCGTGAGCTACGAGCAGTTCGACTTTACCGTACTGCAGATAGAGCGCATGCGTATACAGCGCATAAAACTTACCATCAACGAGATGGAAGAAGACTAATCTTTACCACACACATTACATTTCAATGAAAAGTTTTGCCAGCGATAACTATGCGGGTGTATTGCCCGAAGTAATGGAAGCATTGCAACGCGCCAACAGTGA
It encodes:
- a CDS encoding single-stranded DNA-binding protein; the encoded protein is MRGVNRVMLIGNLGRDPDLQYLEGNIAVAKFPLATTETFKDKNGNLVSQTEWHTVVLWRGLAELAQKYLHKGSLVFIEGRLRTRTWEDKDKNRRFSTEIVGDNLVMLDKRKENGTDYQPAADTHHSTDMNGFTAPAPDMSFDPGTSGTKDDLPF
- the gldE gene encoding gliding motility-associated protein GldE, with protein sequence MRNTTEGETILNTMLLQAPGVFSASNTTILIIIILLLLLMTAITAGAETAYFSLTAKDINYLKTKDQQSSRQAVNLLENPKMLLATILVANNFINIAIIVTTNVLLRQLLPHDLSPTASIFIQIIAVTFLLVLFGEVLPKVYATQNNMRMALFAAPVLQILTSIFKPVSKMLVSSTSYIEEKMGSRNPGNISSEDFEHAIELTVGHTATREEVNIFKGILKFGNITVRQIMRTRLDVSGIPHDLNFRQVQNLAVEMGYSRMPVYKGSLDKVAGIIHTKDLLPYAELDEFEWHTLIRHAFFVHEGKLIEDLLKEFQQKRIHFAVVVDEFGGTSGIVTLEDIMEEIIGDIKDEFDEEDLHFKKIDDHNFIIEGKTLINDVCRLIGEPSDTFDLVRGESDSLAGLLLEISGKFPAVNETVSYEQFDFTVLQIERMRIQRIKLTINEMEED